The following coding sequences are from one Thermofilaceae archaeon window:
- a CDS encoding cellulase family glycosylhydrolase, which translates to MKSRLLAVILAAVLTVGVTVLYVRLSTHGVMERQPVRVEVVGPLPQVVELYSPIEIILNITAHYVNPFDPSEIDVVMVLKTPEGEVTTVPAFYYQEYRRSLVSGVEQLIAEGTPTWRIRYTPSKVGRHEFSIEVKTRTGDSTKAGPYYFDVIPSGKRGFARVAEDRRYFIFDDGSSQFFVGLNVCWSGNRGTYDYDEWFKALSMAGVNLVRIWMAPWRFGIEWRELGRYDLREAWRLDYVVKLAEKYDIYIILCLMNHGQLSTSINPQWSENPYNRARGGPLAKPEEFWTNEEARELFKRRLRYIVARWGYSTHILAWELWNEVDLTDNYEAVREEVARWHKEMAEYIKSIDPYKRPVTTSFANPNLDPLIWSLESIDFITVHKYGPEGFQDVPGTLYSLIVKKWEMYRKPVLVAEFGIDWRWWDTPLYLHDREGVGLHDGLWAAIMAGSPATGMSWWWDNYIHPYNLYYHFKAISEFLKGVQPAGSGLRTLKATVTSLAAETGVTDVTVFPSLGWARPASNYFVIKLDGTIEGDTTQIPAFIQGRAHPALRNNPTFKATFPQGGRVVVRVNSVSRAGARLAIYLNNELVKQVDLPDRDGKNDAFVREYDMDVAVDVPPGTHEIRIDNLGADWCTIDYVRFEGAALATAKVRVFGLTNGTLALAWVKNVEWSWWNILNNKSVEPARNLVVTMYGLQDGLYKVELFDTRSGLVVRSWMAEAKDGAMEVYVGDVTDDIAVRAVKVG; encoded by the coding sequence AGTAGAGCTATATTCGCCGATAGAAATCATTTTGAATATTACTGCCCACTACGTCAACCCCTTCGATCCGAGCGAGATCGACGTGGTGATGGTACTGAAAACACCCGAAGGTGAGGTTACCACCGTGCCTGCGTTCTACTACCAGGAGTATAGGAGGAGCTTAGTATCGGGAGTAGAGCAGTTGATAGCGGAGGGTACGCCGACTTGGAGGATTCGATACACGCCCAGTAAAGTCGGTCGTCACGAGTTTTCCATAGAAGTGAAGACGCGCACGGGAGATAGTACCAAAGCTGGGCCGTACTACTTCGATGTGATCCCCTCCGGTAAGAGAGGTTTCGCAAGAGTGGCAGAGGATCGACGGTATTTCATCTTTGATGATGGAAGCTCGCAGTTTTTCGTAGGGTTGAATGTGTGCTGGTCGGGTAACAGGGGGACCTACGACTATGACGAGTGGTTCAAAGCTCTATCGATGGCGGGGGTGAACCTTGTGAGAATATGGATGGCGCCTTGGAGGTTCGGGATAGAGTGGAGGGAGCTGGGCCGCTACGATCTCAGAGAGGCTTGGAGGCTTGACTACGTAGTCAAGCTAGCGGAGAAGTACGACATCTACATTATCCTATGCCTTATGAATCACGGGCAACTCTCGACTTCGATCAACCCTCAGTGGAGCGAGAATCCGTACAATAGAGCTAGGGGAGGCCCTCTTGCTAAGCCGGAGGAGTTCTGGACTAACGAGGAGGCGCGAGAACTCTTCAAGAGGAGGTTGAGGTACATAGTCGCTAGATGGGGCTACTCAACCCACATTTTAGCCTGGGAATTGTGGAACGAGGTAGACCTAACCGACAATTACGAGGCCGTAAGAGAAGAGGTGGCACGGTGGCACAAAGAGATGGCAGAGTACATCAAGAGCATCGATCCGTACAAGCGGCCTGTCACCACGAGCTTCGCAAACCCCAACCTCGACCCTTTAATCTGGTCGTTGGAATCGATAGACTTCATCACCGTCCACAAGTACGGCCCAGAGGGGTTCCAGGACGTTCCCGGGACGCTCTACAGCCTAATTGTTAAAAAGTGGGAAATGTACAGAAAACCCGTACTGGTTGCAGAGTTCGGCATTGATTGGAGATGGTGGGACACCCCCCTCTACCTCCACGATAGAGAAGGCGTGGGACTTCATGATGGCCTCTGGGCAGCCATAATGGCCGGATCACCGGCCACAGGGATGTCGTGGTGGTGGGACAATTACATTCATCCATATAACCTTTATTACCACTTCAAGGCGATCTCTGAGTTCCTGAAAGGGGTACAACCTGCCGGCTCAGGTCTTAGGACACTTAAAGCGACTGTAACTTCGCTTGCAGCGGAAACCGGCGTAACGGATGTAACAGTATTCCCATCGCTAGGCTGGGCTAGGCCGGCCTCCAACTACTTCGTTATCAAGCTTGACGGGACGATCGAGGGCGATACAACTCAAATCCCCGCGTTCATTCAGGGGAGGGCGCACCCCGCGCTAAGGAACAACCCCACCTTCAAAGCTACCTTCCCGCAGGGTGGTCGAGTAGTCGTTAGAGTAAACTCCGTCTCCAGAGCCGGAGCCCGGCTGGCTATCTACTTGAACAACGAACTCGTCAAGCAGGTGGATCTACCCGACCGCGACGGCAAGAATGATGCTTTCGTGAGGGAGTACGATATGGACGTCGCAGTCGACGTACCGCCTGGCACTCACGAAATTAGGATAGACAATTTAGGGGCTGATTGGTGCACGATCGATTACGTGCGCTTTGAAGGAGCGGCGCTTGCTACGGCAAAGGTTAGAGTATTCGGCTTAACCAACGGAACTTTAGCCCTGGCCTGGGTTAAGAACGTCGAGTGGAGCTGGTGGAACATCCTGAATAATAAGAGCGTTGAGCCGGCGAGAAACCTAGTAGTAACGATGTATGGGCTGCAGGATGGCCTGTACAAAGTGGAACTCTTCGATACAAGATCGGGTTTGGTGGTGCGATCGTGGATGGCCGAAGCCAAGGATGGAGCAATGGAGGTTTACGTAGGCGACGTAACTGACGACATCGCGGTTCGCGCCGTAAAGGTGGGATGA